In a genomic window of Flavobacterium sp. KACC 22761:
- a CDS encoding methyltransferase: MYEKTFPNKRFKLTLEFLQKHVSTSETIFDFGVPNPFSKIMEENGYTVKNTKGEDLDNDHTALQTEEYTVFTAFEIFEHLLNPYTVLENVKCDKLLISIPLRLWFSSAYRSKTDMWDRHYHEFEDWQLDWLLEKTGWKITDRLQFTHPVKKFGLRPLLRYFTPRYYLVVAEKVKN; the protein is encoded by the coding sequence ATGTACGAAAAAACGTTTCCGAATAAAAGATTCAAGCTTACTTTAGAATTTTTACAAAAACACGTTAGCACATCTGAAACTATTTTTGATTTTGGAGTTCCAAATCCGTTTTCTAAAATAATGGAAGAAAATGGCTATACGGTCAAAAATACAAAAGGCGAAGATTTAGATAACGATCACACCGCTTTACAAACAGAAGAATATACTGTTTTTACTGCGTTTGAAATTTTCGAACATTTATTAAATCCGTACACGGTTTTAGAAAACGTAAAATGCGACAAATTGCTAATTTCAATTCCGTTACGTTTATGGTTTTCATCAGCATATCGTTCTAAAACGGATATGTGGGACAGACATTATCACGAATTTGAAGACTGGCAACTGGACTGGCTTTTAGAAAAAACGGGTTGGAAAATAACAGATCGTTTACAATTCACACATCCAGTAAAAAAGTTTGGATTAAGACCTTTACTAAGATATTTTACTCCGAGATATTATCTTGTTGTTGCGGAAAAAGTTAAGAACTAA